The following coding sequences are from one uncultured Desulfobacter sp. window:
- a CDS encoding glycosyltransferase — MHFKHWCKRLLIAIGKQCLGKNEETSDPVRKVLIYSPNTGGHRHQHIWRIVDVLSRYDIEIYLFTLGLEVHGGQTKWYRPHESFYLKDALKTPRVHSLTVGAIDQMYTDELTFIRSMQDACKADATMFVDGDRLKWVLSRQLLPWKPALRGRNYATFLLSEYVYRSDVVLYGAVASRHWFFHQVFCRNFSLLDVAFHTDENAVQSSQSNRFIHLPDFLIPPQRLHESDAGDQIYSVQQKAIEEFLKRNKGKTVLVCFGELEPRKGFDQLLRLAALEQDTVLIRVGRTKPEYSPIWDEIINLETLYHQDRLFEFNTFVRSEKFVEFLLDLPDFFVLPYQNFYRTSGFMLDVLFRGKPVVVPDTGLFKTRIEDNGVGLTFSKDSFESLHKAFRQMKETWRTFIPAVRVYAKTFGQERFSQTIGLIAGSSPPPDLYGDRFERGRQMAPRLPWSSGFGLLTKFILKPSLEVRIIKKIRKKWVKLLFAGVEKGKVHILGRGDFLKWFANIIETCPAMPINGVYTIDATRIEFLKISSMFLTDINADHDDTIICITDTEHQLFGSLLKKQGTKGTIEHIYDKTDPMEMR, encoded by the coding sequence ATGCATTTTAAACACTGGTGTAAAAGGCTGCTGATCGCCATAGGCAAACAATGTCTTGGAAAAAATGAAGAAACATCAGATCCTGTGCGTAAAGTGCTCATTTATTCCCCTAATACCGGAGGGCATCGGCATCAGCATATTTGGCGGATCGTTGATGTGTTGAGCAGATATGACATTGAGATCTACTTGTTTACCCTCGGTCTTGAAGTTCATGGGGGCCAAACCAAGTGGTATCGTCCCCATGAAAGTTTTTATTTGAAAGACGCCCTCAAAACACCCAGGGTTCATTCCTTGACTGTGGGGGCTATCGATCAAATGTATACCGATGAGCTGACATTTATCCGCTCCATGCAGGATGCCTGTAAAGCAGACGCAACCATGTTTGTGGATGGCGACCGCCTTAAATGGGTATTATCCAGGCAGTTATTGCCCTGGAAACCCGCCCTGCGTGGACGAAATTATGCAACTTTTTTGCTTTCCGAGTATGTATACCGTTCCGATGTAGTTCTTTACGGTGCGGTTGCTTCCCGCCATTGGTTTTTTCATCAAGTTTTTTGCCGGAATTTTTCCCTGCTGGATGTTGCTTTCCATACAGACGAAAACGCCGTTCAATCCAGCCAAAGCAACCGGTTTATCCATTTACCCGATTTTTTAATCCCGCCGCAACGATTGCATGAAAGTGATGCCGGGGACCAAATATATTCAGTTCAGCAAAAGGCCATCGAAGAATTTCTGAAAAGAAACAAAGGAAAGACTGTTTTGGTCTGCTTCGGTGAATTGGAACCCCGTAAGGGGTTTGACCAGTTGCTTCGTTTGGCTGCACTGGAGCAAGATACGGTATTGATCCGTGTCGGGCGCACTAAACCTGAGTATTCTCCAATCTGGGACGAGATTATAAATTTAGAAACGCTTTATCACCAGGACCGTCTTTTTGAGTTTAACACCTTTGTTCGCTCTGAAAAATTTGTTGAATTCCTACTGGATCTGCCGGATTTTTTTGTGTTGCCCTATCAAAATTTTTATAGAACGTCGGGGTTTATGCTTGATGTCTTGTTTAGAGGAAAACCGGTTGTTGTTCCTGATACCGGATTGTTTAAGACCCGGATAGAGGATAATGGTGTGGGACTGACATTTTCCAAAGACAGTTTTGAGTCACTTCACAAAGCATTTAGACAAATGAAAGAAACCTGGCGGACATTTATTCCAGCAGTCCGTGTGTATGCAAAAACATTTGGACAGGAACGCTTTTCCCAAACCATAGGTCTTATTGCGGGAAGTTCCCCACCGCCGGATTTGTATGGGGATCGTTTTGAACGCGGCAGGCAGATGGCACCCAGGTTACCATGGTCATCGGGGTTCGGACTGCTCACCAAATTTATTCTCAAGCCCTCGTTGGAAGTGCGTATCATTAAAAAAATCAGAAAAAAATGGGTCAAATTGCTTTTTGCAGGCGTTGAAAAGGGCAAGGTGCATATTCTAGGCAGAGGGGACTTTCTCAAATGGTTTGCAAACATAATTGAAACTTGTCCGGCAATGCCCATCAATGGCGTTTATACAATTGATGCAACGAGAATAGAATTTTTGAAAATATCTTCCATGTTCCTGACTGACATTAACGCAGATCACGATGACACCATAATCTGTATAACAGATACGGAACACCAGTTGTTTGGATCACTTTTAAAAAAACAGGGAACAAAGGGAACAATCGAACATATATACGATAAAACCGATCCCATGGAAATGAGATAG
- a CDS encoding glycosyltransferase, protein MLRHHNTLKQKGLDAHILVGKDMEPNSASIHSIPRLVRREGFAVGRDPLMPFAMLTRLPFMQDVDIVELRSPHNGHGSPYLDLKMLPGLSRRFCFVYRLSDMWALTGFCTYAFDCVKWKSGCHDCPQIIGNEKNRAEVAIPGQDISQAIYAQKKQAFGRSQVHVVCPSMWMLKNVRQGVLNHAASQSHIPVGVDVDLFEPHSGNQVRKKMGIAEDVFLVMANIPNPRNYRKAYDLLIEILSACSNLKNIELLLVGPSSEDVMATGVGNMAVHIVPYIEKESDIVPYYQAADVFLLPSRCDNSAQVLVEAAACGVPSVAFEVCGNMEYCRHMETGLTARPYDVVQFSQCIRNLTDVGLRNRLSLGARKVAVEEWSTDKQADRFIELYQSIIQYKKKSNGNAF, encoded by the coding sequence ATGTTGCGCCACCATAACACATTGAAACAAAAAGGACTTGATGCCCATATCCTCGTCGGCAAGGATATGGAACCGAACAGTGCATCCATCCACAGTATTCCCCGCCTGGTTCGCCGGGAAGGTTTTGCCGTTGGAAGAGATCCATTGATGCCGTTTGCAATGCTCACACGATTGCCCTTTATGCAGGATGTGGATATTGTTGAACTTCGCAGCCCCCATAACGGTCACGGCTCTCCCTACCTGGATTTAAAAATGCTGCCTGGGCTATCCCGGCGTTTTTGTTTTGTTTATCGGCTTTCCGATATGTGGGCTTTGACCGGGTTTTGTACGTATGCTTTTGATTGTGTGAAATGGAAAAGCGGCTGCCATGACTGCCCCCAAATCATTGGAAATGAAAAAAATCGGGCGGAGGTCGCAATTCCGGGCCAAGATATCAGCCAAGCCATTTATGCGCAAAAGAAACAAGCGTTCGGCCGATCTCAGGTGCATGTGGTTTGCCCCTCCATGTGGATGCTCAAAAATGTCCGGCAGGGGGTGCTGAATCATGCAGCAAGCCAATCCCACATTCCCGTTGGGGTGGATGTGGATCTGTTTGAGCCTCATTCCGGTAATCAAGTTCGAAAAAAAATGGGAATAGCCGAAGATGTGTTCCTTGTTATGGCAAATATTCCCAATCCGCGTAATTATCGAAAAGCCTATGATTTACTGATTGAAATCTTATCTGCTTGCAGCAATCTGAAAAATATTGAGCTTTTATTGGTCGGCCCCAGTTCTGAAGATGTCATGGCAACAGGGGTGGGGAATATGGCCGTGCATATCGTTCCATATATCGAAAAGGAAAGCGACATTGTTCCCTACTATCAGGCCGCTGATGTATTTCTTCTTCCTTCACGGTGCGATAACAGCGCCCAGGTACTGGTTGAAGCTGCAGCCTGTGGTGTGCCTTCGGTTGCCTTCGAGGTATGTGGAAACATGGAGTATTGTCGGCATATGGAGACGGGTTTAACCGCCCGTCCTTATGATGTGGTGCAGTTTAGCCAATGCATCCGTAATTTGACGGATGTCGGGCTTCGCAATCGCCTCTCCTTGGGGGCCAGAAAAGTGGCGGTCGAAGAATGGTCGACCGACAAGCAGGCAGACCGATTCATAGAATTGTACCAATCGATTATCCAATACAAAAAAAAATCTAACGGCAATGCATTTTAA
- the asnB gene encoding asparagine synthase (glutamine-hydrolyzing) — protein MGRSCNMCGIVGIAGDHSPGWIDRMNMLIAHRGPDDAGVYHSPDNKVTMAMRRLSILDLAYGHQPMSDKDDSIWIVFNGEIFNSPALRRTLEKQGYHFKTRNSDTEVLLKLYQRDGQEMVKALNGMFAFVIYDQQTGILFGARDRFGIKPLYYHVTPQRFAFASELKSLKAMPFFNSKLNPQAVFHYMSLLYVPGPESIFSGVRRLPAGHWFSYNLREDELKICRFWRPGFDSCCGRTVQEWAVSIRQTFQDAVKRWSLSDVPVACSLSGGIDSAAITAMMSRFSDGPVRTFTLGFSDQMSAPWDETDRANLIAEKYHTDHHVFRLSAEELLTDLVKMVWHMDEPYAGGLPAWYIFKEMAKTVRVGITGTGGDELFGQYGQFIRYESDPHTLSAITNRANSLKPLESCVDPPFGASYYALSAYMSDALKKKTVFTPSFCRNLLLTSNFMQDAYDEFSEPILRNGLTAVNFRYQLAEEFLAMTDRFSMAHSVEARTPFLDNEFVDLVLTIPPEIRTDPQDRKYLEKLAFAPLLPSALMSAPNRGFVLPIEIWLRTILRKPVQTLLSRRRLALQGIFSPDVYDAFITPHLEGRENHTWRIWALFMFQLWHVVYIEKSAVECPEFDFSQLVLQADSFGVL, from the coding sequence TTGGGAAGATCATGTAATATGTGCGGCATCGTCGGAATAGCCGGAGATCATTCTCCTGGGTGGATAGACCGTATGAACATGCTTATCGCCCATCGAGGGCCTGACGACGCCGGTGTATACCACAGCCCTGACAATAAAGTCACTATGGCCATGCGACGCTTGAGCATCCTTGATTTGGCGTATGGCCATCAGCCCATGTCTGACAAAGATGACAGTATTTGGATCGTATTTAACGGGGAGATATTTAATTCACCCGCGTTACGCCGTACGCTTGAAAAGCAGGGATATCATTTTAAAACACGTAATTCGGATACGGAAGTACTGCTCAAATTATATCAAAGAGACGGCCAAGAAATGGTTAAGGCTCTCAACGGAATGTTTGCCTTTGTTATTTACGATCAACAAACCGGCATCCTGTTCGGGGCCAGGGATCGTTTTGGTATCAAACCGTTGTACTACCATGTGACGCCGCAAAGATTTGCTTTCGCATCGGAGTTGAAATCACTTAAAGCAATGCCTTTTTTCAATTCAAAGCTTAATCCCCAGGCCGTGTTCCACTATATGTCCTTGCTGTACGTGCCTGGTCCTGAATCAATTTTTTCCGGCGTCCGAAGACTTCCGGCCGGGCATTGGTTTTCGTACAATTTAAGAGAAGATGAATTGAAAATTTGCAGATTCTGGCGCCCCGGATTTGATTCTTGCTGCGGACGAACCGTGCAAGAGTGGGCAGTCAGCATTCGCCAGACTTTTCAGGACGCCGTCAAACGATGGAGCCTCAGTGATGTCCCGGTTGCCTGCTCTTTGTCCGGCGGCATTGATTCAGCAGCGATTACAGCCATGATGAGTCGTTTTTCCGATGGGCCGGTAAGGACTTTTACATTAGGGTTTTCAGACCAGATGTCAGCCCCCTGGGATGAAACGGATCGCGCCAACCTTATTGCTGAAAAATACCATACGGATCATCACGTGTTTCGGCTTTCCGCCGAGGAACTATTGACCGATCTGGTTAAAATGGTCTGGCACATGGACGAACCCTATGCCGGCGGCCTGCCTGCCTGGTACATATTCAAGGAGATGGCAAAAACGGTTCGTGTCGGTATCACAGGGACGGGCGGCGATGAATTGTTTGGTCAATACGGACAATTTATCCGTTACGAAAGTGATCCACATACCTTATCAGCTATCACCAACCGAGCCAATTCTCTCAAGCCCCTCGAGAGCTGTGTGGATCCACCCTTTGGCGCCAGTTATTATGCGCTATCTGCTTATATGAGCGATGCGCTCAAGAAAAAAACCGTATTTACACCATCGTTTTGCAGGAACCTGCTGTTGACATCAAATTTTATGCAAGATGCCTATGATGAGTTTTCAGAACCCATTCTTCGCAATGGTCTGACGGCGGTGAATTTTCGATATCAATTAGCCGAAGAGTTTTTGGCTATGACAGACCGTTTTTCCATGGCTCACAGCGTTGAAGCCAGAACCCCTTTTCTGGATAATGAATTTGTCGATCTGGTCTTGACTATTCCTCCGGAAATTCGAACTGACCCTCAGGATCGTAAATACCTGGAGAAACTGGCGTTTGCTCCGCTGCTTCCCAGCGCGCTCATGTCGGCACCAAACCGGGGGTTTGTCCTTCCCATTGAAATATGGCTCAGAACGATTTTGCGCAAACCTGTACAAACCCTGTTGTCCAGGCGCCGGTTGGCCCTTCAGGGCATATTTTCTCCTGACGTTTATGATGCATTCATCACGCCCCACCTGGAGGGACGGGAAAATCATACGTGGCGTATTTGGGCCCTGTTCATGTTCCAGTTGTGGCACGTGGTTTATATTGAAAAGTCAGCTGTTGAGTGCCCTGAGTTTGATTTTTCACAGCTGGTTTTACAAGCGGATTCGTTTGGTGTTTTATGA
- a CDS encoding tetratricopeptide repeat protein, whose product MLEDEIYSVLRSCAHLAFIGQQLNECDAWQAEAFFQTLSGPQSMHACMVGHVVPIFEKSLFDFHKKTGMLHLSKGDTNEALKCFEQALRINADDQSIHHVLNEMAEAETLFGKIM is encoded by the coding sequence TTGCTTGAAGATGAAATTTATAGCGTGTTAAGATCCTGTGCACATCTTGCCTTTATCGGGCAACAGCTGAACGAATGCGATGCCTGGCAGGCTGAGGCTTTTTTCCAAACATTATCCGGGCCGCAATCCATGCATGCATGCATGGTGGGGCATGTTGTCCCTATCTTTGAAAAGTCACTCTTTGATTTTCATAAAAAAACAGGCATGCTGCATCTTTCCAAAGGGGATACAAATGAGGCATTGAAGTGCTTTGAACAGGCACTTCGTATCAACGCCGATGACCAATCAATCCACCACGTTTTAAATGAAATGGCAGAGGCTGAAACCCTCTTTGGGAAGATCATGTAA
- a CDS encoding acylneuraminate cytidylyltransferase family protein produces MKIVCIIPARGGSKGIPDKNLQLLGNIPLVAFSIMTALSIPKIDRVIVSTDSPKIGSVAKEYGAEVPFLRPRALSADTSALEGVVAHCLRWLTEEDDYQPDICALMLPTHPFRRITTINTVLTRLSDRWGRVVTVRKVGVKKRCYFDAQTKNYRCLKTKSLSEGLHSAYRQYGLLDAFWVFPGTSFGTHYHIIDNDIELVDIDEWSDLHQARKIVDQGLYVQKAL; encoded by the coding sequence ATGAAAATCGTATGCATTATACCTGCGCGTGGCGGCTCCAAAGGTATCCCTGATAAAAATCTTCAATTGCTGGGAAACATACCTTTGGTGGCATTTTCCATCATGACGGCTCTGAGCATTCCCAAAATTGATAGAGTGATTGTTAGTACCGATTCCCCAAAAATTGGATCTGTTGCCAAAGAGTATGGTGCGGAAGTTCCATTTTTACGTCCAAGGGCGTTATCTGCCGATACTTCCGCATTGGAAGGCGTTGTTGCCCACTGCCTAAGGTGGCTGACCGAGGAGGACGATTATCAACCTGATATTTGTGCGTTGATGCTGCCCACGCACCCTTTTAGGCGTATTACTACGATTAATACGGTTTTGACACGTCTTTCAGATCGATGGGGCCGGGTTGTCACAGTTCGAAAAGTAGGGGTTAAAAAAAGATGCTACTTTGATGCACAGACAAAGAATTATAGGTGTTTGAAAACAAAAAGTTTATCTGAAGGCCTGCACAGTGCCTACCGGCAATACGGTCTACTTGATGCATTTTGGGTGTTTCCGGGAACGTCATTCGGAACACATTACCACATCATAGACAACGATATTGAGTTAGTTGATATTGACGAATGGTCGGATTTACACCAGGCCCGCAAGATTGTAGACCAGGGCTTGTATGTTCAAAAAGCACTATGA
- a CDS encoding 6-hydroxymethylpterin diphosphokinase MptE-like protein: protein MIAWTKRFPEQDKPEAYRRIVEARKKFFEHYAQEWLADEPEPKRIPGYQNIIADWRNRYKGQRCFVIGNGPSLDKMDLTPLKDEITIGCNGIYKRFSKWGFTTNYLVLEDIEQTESRRKELPRVKGPLKMAALYNAYALAPAADTVFFNVPRTGNNPYYFSDAYPQFSKDFSGVVHLGSTVTYIMLQLAYHFGCDPVYIIGVDHNYGNLVVMTKHLPGRHLLLTEENMHLVKTCYGIADYYKPGDLIGGPWVEKQEQAYRLARTEFETVGRRIINAGVESKLDVFQSEPFDTLF, encoded by the coding sequence ATGATTGCATGGACAAAACGATTCCCGGAACAAGATAAACCCGAGGCATACCGGCGTATTGTAGAGGCTCGGAAAAAATTCTTTGAACATTATGCTCAAGAATGGCTTGCTGATGAACCTGAACCTAAACGTATCCCCGGTTACCAGAATATCATAGCCGATTGGCGAAACCGATACAAAGGACAACGGTGTTTTGTCATTGGGAACGGACCCAGTCTGGATAAAATGGATCTTACCCCCCTGAAAGACGAAATTACCATCGGCTGTAACGGTATTTACAAACGGTTTTCAAAATGGGGGTTTACCACGAATTACCTTGTCCTGGAAGATATTGAGCAAACAGAATCACGCCGCAAAGAACTACCCCGGGTAAAGGGTCCTTTGAAAATGGCAGCGCTTTATAATGCTTATGCATTGGCGCCTGCGGCAGATACTGTTTTCTTTAACGTTCCGCGGACTGGAAACAACCCTTATTATTTTTCAGATGCCTACCCCCAGTTTTCAAAAGATTTTTCAGGGGTGGTTCACCTTGGCAGTACCGTAACCTATATCATGCTGCAACTGGCATACCATTTTGGATGTGATCCGGTTTACATTATCGGCGTTGACCACAATTACGGGAATCTTGTGGTCATGACCAAGCATCTTCCCGGTCGTCATTTATTGTTAACTGAGGAAAACATGCACCTGGTAAAAACCTGTTATGGTATCGCCGATTACTATAAACCCGGAGATTTGATCGGCGGTCCTTGGGTTGAAAAACAAGAGCAGGCATATCGACTGGCACGAACCGAATTTGAAACGGTAGGAAGACGGATCATCAATGCCGGAGTTGAATCAAAACTTGATGTGTTCCAGTCTGAACCGTTTGATACGCTTTTTTAA
- a CDS encoding radical SAM protein, with the protein MKVLLISLKAQNNIYFFNLGLAYVVAALRQADIYPELALMDAEQMDLEDIKEKLSKSRYDFISFGFLFDNLPRVLKLMAVINDTAPESKVIIGGPGPSACPEYMLRKTGADVAVDGEAELIFPHLLTHYPSDLKSFTTKGIHYRIDDEIYSTGPGEIYEDLDRCPLPAWDAFPMEDYLKTALPPATKEDRYMVMVTSRGCPYRCNFCFHTNKFRFRSPERVAQEVALLQERYRITFIQFYDDLFMSSKERCLSLCDAFAKNNLKFRYRINGRVNIVDDEQLLALKSTGCEAIGYGIESGDQQVLDYMHKKTTIRQIHQAVESTKRHGIHVTTPMIFGQPIENLESLNASKELLMALIDGHESSPRDIRRLTPYPGTDIYKWAVKKGRIKNEEDFFRRFQGAFQFSFNLTDLSDEIFEASLKDANDEIRLVWEKKRQALQSG; encoded by the coding sequence ATGAAAGTTCTCCTCATATCGCTTAAAGCACAAAACAATATTTATTTCTTTAATTTGGGACTTGCATATGTTGTGGCCGCTTTGAGACAAGCAGATATTTACCCTGAACTGGCACTGATGGATGCAGAGCAAATGGACCTTGAGGATATTAAAGAAAAACTATCAAAATCAAGGTATGATTTTATAAGCTTCGGATTTTTATTCGATAATTTGCCTCGTGTACTGAAATTGATGGCGGTGATTAATGATACGGCACCGGAATCAAAGGTGATTATTGGTGGACCTGGTCCCAGTGCCTGCCCGGAATACATGTTACGTAAAACCGGGGCAGATGTTGCAGTCGATGGCGAGGCTGAATTAATTTTTCCCCATTTGCTGACACACTACCCATCCGACTTGAAATCCTTTACGACAAAGGGCATTCACTATCGAATTGATGACGAAATATATTCAACCGGCCCTGGAGAAATATACGAAGATCTTGACCGTTGTCCTTTGCCCGCATGGGATGCGTTTCCCATGGAAGATTATTTGAAAACTGCCTTGCCGCCTGCAACAAAAGAAGATCGATATATGGTAATGGTGACATCCCGGGGATGCCCGTATCGGTGTAATTTTTGTTTCCATACCAACAAATTTCGATTTCGAAGCCCGGAACGGGTTGCACAAGAGGTTGCTTTGCTGCAGGAACGTTACCGGATTACTTTCATACAGTTTTATGACGATCTTTTTATGTCCAGTAAAGAACGGTGTCTTTCGCTTTGTGATGCGTTTGCAAAAAACAATTTGAAATTTAGATATCGAATTAACGGTCGGGTGAACATCGTAGATGACGAACAACTTCTCGCTTTAAAATCGACCGGGTGTGAAGCTATTGGATACGGTATCGAATCAGGGGATCAGCAGGTATTGGATTATATGCATAAAAAGACTACGATTCGACAAATACACCAGGCCGTCGAAAGTACAAAGCGACATGGAATTCACGTAACGACCCCTATGATTTTTGGGCAGCCTATAGAAAATTTAGAGAGTCTAAATGCCAGCAAAGAGTTATTGATGGCGCTTATTGACGGACATGAATCCTCACCTAGAGATATCCGCCGGTTAACCCCTTACCCCGGCACAGATATTTACAAATGGGCTGTTAAAAAAGGTCGAATCAAAAATGAGGAGGATTTTTTTCGTCGATTTCAAGGCGCCTTCCAATTTAGCTTCAACCTTACGGATCTATCTGACGAGATATTTGAAGCCTCTTTAAAAGATGCCAATGATGAAATTCGCTTGGTCTGGGAAAAAAAACGGCAGGCGTTGCAGTCAGGTTAA
- a CDS encoding PfkB family carbohydrate kinase: protein MSKEITKIYNLDELTSRLDSVREGKRVVLCHGCFDLFHAGHLHYLKEAAGMGDLLVVTVSPDRFVDKGPFRPKFTESVRAETIAAMSMVDFVAINEWPTAVETIELIKPDVYAKGADFKSVDDDLTGKLGLEADAVKRIGGELVITSGPVYSSTTLINRYFSPLPESVKSYLLNFRDRIGIDGVATVLEQIRSIRALVVGDVIVDDYHFCDGLGVSSKDSVLAIQHRRTETYAGGAVAVANHMAHFVDRVDFIGVVGDSDEYASFVNSKFHPNVHPVLFPRAGKPTTVKRRFVDAYSLKKFLEIYIMDDHELAEKDDAEFIGLTRDLMKNCDLVVASDYGHGCISARHREILSDQSPFLAVNTQANAGNRGLHTISRYQRMDYGCIAQNEFKAELRDYNCNVRSSIASLTQAVNAKCMTVTQGKKGCIVYEKERGLVEAPAFNLDAVDRVGAGDALLAVTAPAACAGVDLEILAFLGNLMGGLAVGIIGNSRSVDREQMETAIRSLLK, encoded by the coding sequence ATGAGCAAAGAGATAACTAAAATTTATAACTTGGATGAATTGACTTCGCGATTGGATTCCGTGCGTGAGGGCAAACGCGTCGTTCTTTGCCATGGATGTTTTGACCTCTTCCATGCAGGGCATTTGCATTATTTGAAAGAAGCGGCCGGTATGGGCGATCTGCTGGTGGTCACCGTATCCCCGGACCGTTTTGTAGACAAGGGCCCGTTTCGCCCCAAATTTACAGAGAGTGTGCGGGCTGAAACAATCGCTGCCATGAGCATGGTTGATTTTGTTGCAATCAATGAATGGCCCACCGCCGTTGAGACGATTGAGCTGATTAAACCCGATGTCTATGCAAAAGGAGCTGATTTTAAAAGTGTAGACGATGATCTGACAGGAAAACTGGGGCTGGAAGCGGATGCCGTAAAACGGATCGGCGGCGAGTTGGTAATTACCTCCGGTCCCGTATATAGCTCCACCACTTTGATTAACCGTTATTTTTCTCCTCTGCCTGAATCCGTCAAAAGTTATTTGCTGAATTTTCGTGACCGCATTGGAATAGACGGCGTGGCAACGGTTTTGGAACAAATACGATCGATTCGGGCTTTGGTAGTAGGCGATGTAATCGTCGATGATTATCATTTTTGTGACGGTTTGGGCGTTTCTTCAAAAGATTCGGTCTTGGCCATTCAACATCGTCGGACAGAAACATATGCAGGCGGAGCTGTCGCCGTTGCAAATCACATGGCGCATTTTGTTGACCGCGTTGATTTTATTGGCGTGGTTGGTGACAGCGACGAATACGCATCATTTGTCAATTCAAAATTTCATCCCAATGTTCATCCTGTTCTATTCCCGCGGGCGGGCAAGCCCACAACCGTCAAACGCCGTTTTGTTGATGCTTATAGCCTGAAAAAATTTTTAGAAATTTATATCATGGACGATCATGAACTGGCGGAAAAGGACGATGCCGAATTCATAGGCTTAACCCGGGATCTTATGAAAAATTGTGACCTGGTTGTTGCATCCGATTACGGGCATGGCTGCATCAGCGCGCGGCATCGAGAGATACTTAGCGATCAGTCCCCATTTTTGGCCGTAAACACCCAGGCCAACGCAGGAAACAGGGGACTGCATACCATCAGTCGATACCAACGCATGGATTACGGTTGCATTGCACAAAACGAATTTAAAGCGGAGTTGCGTGATTATAATTGCAATGTGCGTTCTTCCATCGCCTCATTAACTCAAGCTGTCAACGCAAAATGCATGACTGTAACCCAGGGTAAAAAAGGCTGTATTGTGTATGAAAAAGAACGAGGACTTGTTGAAGCGCCTGCATTCAACCTTGATGCAGTGGACAGGGTGGGCGCAGGGGATGCGTTGCTTGCTGTTACCGCGCCGGCTGCCTGTGCAGGAGTCGATTTGGAAATTTTAGCTTTTTTAGGCAATCTTATGGGTGGACTTGCCGTGGGGATTATTGGCAACAGTCGATCCGTGGACCGGGAACAGATGGAAACCGCCATTCGATCACTTCTCAAGTAA
- a CDS encoding radical SAM protein: protein MSKDALSPGIALEWSPAKKWNPFNSYKLLAQVYRWRLIRQGDPIPQPGLVTVDPINSCNLSCSWCNAGHILRHRHDRISKEALLDLPRQLKKWQGSPEWPAGVEAVCIAGGGEPLLHPDISAFIEACVANGVEVGVVTNGTVIQEHIEALSLCTWVGVSVDAGSAKVFHTLKGKDYFYRVCENIQMLNDYIRGRKCRLGTNRPGYGVSYKYLLFNGNVSDLYPAASLAKELGCKNFHVRPAGVPWDRLDQDKKSLFAASDKTIFSEQIEQARHLEDDNFGVYGITHKFDEDLNRANFFSACSAVFMTCVFMPPRTKFDEDFCVSLCCDRRGDDRLEFSGPISSFNQFKKLWGSTEHWEIKKAIRLKDCPRCTYQPHNQIFEHVICNDSMTFKFI from the coding sequence ATGAGTAAAGACGCATTATCTCCTGGAATAGCCCTTGAATGGTCTCCTGCAAAAAAATGGAATCCTTTCAACAGCTATAAATTGCTGGCACAGGTGTATCGCTGGCGGTTAATTCGCCAAGGCGATCCGATTCCGCAACCGGGTTTGGTAACTGTTGATCCAATTAATTCCTGCAATCTGTCATGCAGTTGGTGCAATGCCGGCCATATCCTTCGTCATCGCCATGACCGGATTTCAAAAGAGGCCCTTCTTGACTTGCCCCGGCAGCTAAAAAAATGGCAGGGAAGCCCTGAATGGCCGGCGGGTGTTGAAGCCGTTTGCATTGCCGGCGGAGGGGAACCCCTGCTGCATCCGGATATTAGCGCTTTCATTGAAGCATGTGTTGCCAACGGGGTAGAGGTTGGCGTTGTGACCAACGGCACAGTGATTCAAGAACATATAGAGGCACTGTCTCTGTGCACTTGGGTCGGCGTATCGGTCGATGCCGGCAGTGCAAAGGTGTTTCACACGCTAAAAGGCAAAGATTATTTTTACCGCGTCTGTGAAAATATCCAGATGCTCAACGATTATATCCGTGGTCGCAAATGCAGGCTGGGCACAAATAGACCTGGATACGGGGTAAGTTATAAATACCTTCTATTCAACGGAAATGTCTCCGATCTCTACCCTGCGGCCTCATTGGCCAAAGAGCTTGGATGCAAAAACTTTCATGTCAGGCCCGCCGGCGTCCCATGGGACCGCCTGGATCAAGATAAAAAAAGCCTGTTCGCTGCATCAGACAAAACGATTTTCAGTGAGCAGATTGAGCAGGCCAGGCACTTGGAGGATGACAATTTTGGTGTTTACGGTATTACACACAAATTTGATGAGGATTTAAATCGGGCTAATTTTTTTTCCGCCTGTAGCGCTGTTTTTATGACATGCGTCTTCATGCCGCCGCGAACTAAATTTGACGAGGATTTTTGCGTCAGCCTTTGTTGTGATCGAAGGGGTGATGATCGCCTGGAATTTTCCGGTCCTATTTCATCCTTTAATCAATTTAAAAAATTATGGGGTAGCACCGAACACTGGGAAATAAAAAAAGCGATTCGTTTGAAGGATTGTCCCCGCTGCACCTATCAACCGCACAATCAAATTTTTGAACATGTTATCTGCAACGACAGTATGACATTTAAATTTATTTAG